Proteins from a single region of Flavobacterium sp. K5-23:
- a CDS encoding polyprenyl synthetase family protein, with protein sequence MHAIYEYQEFFSSYLKKQTILKEPKNLYEPIAYIVGLGGKRMRPVLTLMAAEVFNADYEKALPAAMAVEVFHNFSLVHDDIMDDAPLRRGNPTVHEKWNINTGILSGDAMLILAYQFFEQYEPVIFRDLAKLFSKTALEVCEGQQWDVDFETRDDVTIPEYLKMIEYKTAVLVAAAMKMGAIVAETSEENANLIYEFGLNLGLAFQLQDDYLDAFGNPETFGKQVGGDIIENKKTYLYLKAIAFSEKTQADELRKLFAIQPEDNSNKIESAKKIFNDSGASAATQQAIKEYTFKAFETLDKMNIEDDKKEVLRVFGQNLMGRNV encoded by the coding sequence ATGCATGCCATTTACGAGTATCAAGAGTTTTTTAGTAGTTATCTAAAAAAACAAACCATCCTTAAAGAACCTAAAAATCTTTATGAGCCTATAGCGTACATTGTAGGTTTAGGGGGTAAAAGAATGCGTCCTGTTTTAACATTAATGGCTGCCGAAGTTTTTAATGCTGATTATGAAAAAGCATTGCCAGCAGCTATGGCTGTTGAAGTATTTCATAATTTTTCTTTGGTTCACGATGACATTATGGACGATGCTCCTTTGCGCCGTGGAAACCCAACCGTTCATGAAAAATGGAACATCAATACTGGAATTTTATCCGGTGATGCGATGCTTATATTGGCCTACCAATTTTTCGAACAATACGAACCGGTTATTTTCAGGGATTTGGCAAAATTATTCAGTAAAACGGCTCTTGAGGTTTGTGAAGGCCAGCAATGGGATGTTGATTTTGAAACTCGTGATGATGTTACGATTCCGGAATATCTTAAAATGATTGAATATAAAACGGCGGTTCTTGTTGCTGCTGCCATGAAAATGGGGGCGATTGTTGCCGAAACTTCTGAGGAAAACGCCAATTTGATTTATGAATTTGGTTTGAATCTGGGGTTGGCATTTCAATTACAAGACGATTATCTCGATGCCTTTGGTAATCCAGAAACTTTTGGCAAGCAAGTGGGCGGTGATATTATCGAAAATAAAAAAACTTATTTATACTTGAAAGCGATTGCGTTTTCTGAGAAAACTCAGGCAGATGAGTTGAGAAAACTATTTGCGATTCAGCCAGAAGATAATTCGAATAAAATAGAATCGGCTAAAAAAATATTTAATGATTCCGGAGCTTCAGCAGCTACCCAACAAGCCATAAAAGAGTATACTTTTAAAGCTTTCGAAACCTTGGATAAAATGAATATTGAAGACGATAAGAAAGAAGTACTAAGGGTTTTTGGTCAAAATCTAATGGGGAGGAACGTTTAG